From Yersinia hibernica, a single genomic window includes:
- the ilvA gene encoding threonine ammonia-lyase, biosynthetic has translation MAESQPLSAAPCGAEYLRAILRAPVYEVAQVTPLQEMEKISSRLANTILVKREDRQPVHSFKLRGAYAMLAGLTAEQKACGVITASAGNHAQGVALSAHKLGIKALIVMPVATADIKVDAVRGFGGEVLLFGANFDEAKAKAIALSQQQGYTFVPPFDHPAVIAGQGTLAMELLQQDAHLDRIFVPVGGGGLVAGVAVLIKQLMPQIKVIGVEAEDSACLRAAWDAGKPVDLARVGLFAEGVAVKRIGDEPFRLCQEYLDEVITVDSDAICAAVKDIFEDVRAIAEPSGALALAGLKKYVQQHNIQGERLAHVLSGANVNFHGLRYVSERCELGEQREALLAVTIPEQKGSFLRFCELLGGRSVTEFNYRYADADNACIFVGVRLTRGYAERAEILAELQDKGYQVVDLSDDEMAKLHVRYMVGGRPSKPLRERLFSFEFPESPGALLKFLHTLGTHWNISLFHYRSHGTDFGRVLAAFELSATEPQFEQHLTALGYDCHDETNNPAFKFFLAG, from the coding sequence ATGGCGGAATCACAACCCTTATCTGCTGCCCCCTGCGGGGCAGAATATCTGCGGGCGATACTGCGCGCGCCGGTGTACGAGGTGGCGCAAGTTACCCCACTGCAAGAGATGGAAAAAATCTCTTCCCGCCTGGCGAATACCATTTTAGTGAAACGCGAAGACCGGCAACCGGTACACAGCTTTAAACTGCGCGGTGCTTACGCGATGTTGGCCGGCCTGACAGCAGAACAAAAAGCCTGCGGTGTAATAACGGCTTCAGCCGGTAATCATGCTCAGGGTGTGGCGTTGTCGGCGCATAAGCTTGGCATCAAAGCGCTTATCGTGATGCCCGTGGCCACCGCGGATATCAAAGTGGATGCGGTGCGTGGTTTTGGTGGCGAGGTGCTGCTATTTGGTGCCAATTTTGATGAAGCCAAAGCCAAAGCTATCGCGCTGTCCCAGCAGCAGGGTTATACCTTTGTGCCGCCGTTTGATCACCCCGCGGTGATTGCTGGGCAAGGAACATTGGCGATGGAGTTACTCCAGCAAGATGCACATCTCGACCGGATATTTGTTCCTGTCGGTGGCGGTGGTCTGGTGGCCGGTGTCGCGGTGCTTATCAAGCAATTGATGCCGCAGATTAAAGTCATTGGTGTCGAGGCGGAAGATTCTGCCTGTTTACGCGCTGCATGGGATGCGGGGAAACCGGTTGATTTAGCCCGTGTCGGATTATTCGCTGAGGGCGTAGCGGTTAAGCGCATTGGCGATGAACCTTTCCGCCTGTGTCAGGAATATCTGGACGAAGTTATCACTGTTGATAGCGATGCCATTTGTGCGGCAGTAAAAGACATATTTGAAGATGTGCGCGCCATTGCCGAGCCTTCCGGTGCGCTGGCGCTGGCCGGGTTGAAAAAATATGTACAGCAGCACAATATTCAAGGCGAGCGCTTGGCTCATGTGCTGTCTGGCGCGAATGTTAACTTCCACGGTTTGCGCTATGTGTCAGAGCGCTGTGAACTTGGCGAACAGCGCGAAGCCTTGCTGGCGGTAACCATTCCGGAGCAAAAAGGCAGTTTCTTGCGTTTTTGTGAGTTGCTGGGCGGGCGTTCAGTCACCGAGTTTAACTACCGTTATGCCGATGCCGATAACGCCTGTATTTTCGTCGGGGTGCGTTTGACGCGCGGTTATGCCGAGCGGGCAGAAATTTTGGCCGAATTGCAGGACAAAGGTTATCAGGTGGTGGATTTGTCTGATGATGAAATGGCCAAGTTGCATGTGCGCTATATGGTCGGTGGGCGGCCCTCCAAACCACTGCGCGAGCGGTTGTTCAGCTTTGAATTCCCGGAGTCCCCCGGCGCATTGCTGAAATTCCTGCACACCTTGGGCACGCATTGGAATATTTCTCTGTTCCACTATCGTAGCCATGGTACCGATTTTGGTCGAGTGCTGGCCGCATTTGAATTATCAGCCACTGAACCCCAATTTGAACAGCATCTAACCGCACTGGGCTATGATTGCCACGATGAAACCAATAACCCGGCGTTTAAGTTTTTTTTAGCGGGTTAA
- the ilvM gene encoding acetolactate synthase 2 small subunit, whose product MMQHQLSIQARFRPEMLERVLRVVRHRGFQVCAMNMSPMINAENINIELTVASGRPVDLLSSQLSKLMDVACVEILQPNTLQIRA is encoded by the coding sequence ATGATGCAACATCAGCTCTCTATCCAAGCCCGCTTCCGCCCTGAGATGTTAGAGCGCGTATTGCGAGTGGTGCGGCACCGCGGCTTTCAAGTTTGTGCTATGAATATGTCGCCAATGATTAATGCCGAGAATATTAATATTGAATTGACCGTTGCCAGCGGGCGACCTGTCGATTTACTGTCTTCTCAGCTGAGTAAGCTGATGGATGTCGCCTGCGTCGAGATCCTACAACCTAATACATTACAAATACGCGCCTGA
- the ilvD gene encoding dihydroxy-acid dehydratase: protein MPKYRSHTTTHGRNMAGARALWRATGMTDDDFGKPIIAVVNSFTQFVPGHVHLRDLGKLVAEQIEASGGVAKEFNTIAVDDGIAMGHGGMLYSLPSRELIADSVEYMVNAHCADAMVCISNCDKITPGMLMASLRLNIPVIFVSGGPMEAGKTKLSDKIIKLDLVDAMIQGANPNVSDADSEQIERSACPTCGSCSGMFTANSMNCLNEALGLALPGNGSLLATHADRKQLFLDAGKHIVALTKRYYEQEDISALPRSIANKAAFENAMTLDIAMGGSTNTVLHLLAAAQEGDIDFDISDIDRLSRKVPHLCKVAPSTQKYHMEDVHRAGGVIGILGELDRAGLLNREVRNVLGLSLPQTLAAYDVMLTGDEKVKSMYAAGPAGIRTTKAFSQDCRFPSLDTDRKEGCIRTREHAYSQDGGLAVLYGNLSENGSIVKTAGVDKDSLTFRGPAKVYESQDDAVAAILGGKVVAADVVVIRYEGPKGGPGMQEMLYPTTYLKSMGLGKSCALLTDGRFSGGTSGLSIGHASPEAASGGLIALVQDGDIIDIDIPNRAMKLDVSEAELAARREAELARGDAAWTPKARERQVSYALRAYALLATSADKGAVRDKSKLGG from the coding sequence ATGCCTAAGTACCGTTCCCATACCACCACTCATGGCCGCAATATGGCTGGTGCCCGCGCATTGTGGCGCGCAACCGGTATGACCGATGATGACTTCGGCAAACCGATTATTGCCGTCGTTAACTCATTTACTCAGTTTGTACCGGGCCACGTTCATTTGCGCGACTTAGGCAAGCTGGTAGCAGAGCAAATTGAAGCGTCTGGCGGTGTGGCTAAAGAGTTCAACACTATTGCGGTGGATGATGGGATCGCGATGGGCCACGGCGGCATGCTTTATTCACTGCCTTCCCGTGAGTTGATTGCTGACTCGGTTGAGTACATGGTTAACGCCCACTGTGCCGATGCCATGGTGTGTATCTCTAACTGTGACAAAATTACCCCAGGGATGCTGATGGCGTCTCTGCGTTTGAATATCCCGGTTATCTTTGTTTCCGGCGGCCCGATGGAAGCCGGTAAAACCAAATTATCGGATAAAATCATTAAGTTGGATCTGGTCGATGCCATGATTCAAGGGGCAAACCCCAATGTCAGTGATGCTGACAGCGAGCAAATTGAGCGCTCAGCCTGCCCAACTTGCGGTTCTTGTTCTGGCATGTTTACCGCCAACTCGATGAACTGTTTGAATGAAGCGCTGGGGCTGGCGCTGCCGGGTAATGGTTCATTGCTGGCCACCCATGCAGACCGCAAGCAACTGTTCCTCGATGCGGGCAAGCATATTGTCGCGCTGACCAAACGCTATTACGAACAAGAAGATATCAGCGCGTTGCCACGGAGCATTGCCAATAAAGCGGCATTTGAAAATGCCATGACACTGGATATCGCCATGGGCGGTTCCACCAATACGGTGCTGCATTTGCTGGCGGCGGCGCAGGAGGGGGATATTGATTTTGATATCAGTGATATCGACCGTCTGTCTCGTAAAGTGCCACATTTGTGCAAAGTGGCGCCAAGCACTCAGAAATACCATATGGAAGACGTGCACCGCGCTGGTGGGGTTATCGGTATTTTAGGTGAGTTGGATCGCGCCGGGTTGCTAAATCGCGAGGTGCGCAATGTGTTGGGGCTGAGTTTGCCACAAACGCTGGCTGCTTATGATGTGATGCTGACCGGTGATGAAAAGGTCAAAAGCATGTACGCCGCAGGCCCGGCCGGTATTCGTACCACCAAAGCTTTCTCACAAGATTGCCGTTTCCCATCACTGGATACTGACCGCAAAGAAGGGTGTATCCGCACGCGCGAACATGCTTACAGCCAAGACGGTGGTTTGGCGGTGTTGTATGGCAATCTTTCAGAGAATGGTTCAATCGTCAAAACCGCAGGGGTGGATAAAGACAGCTTAACCTTCCGTGGCCCGGCTAAAGTCTATGAGAGTCAGGATGATGCTGTTGCCGCTATTTTGGGTGGCAAAGTGGTGGCGGCTGATGTGGTTGTTATCCGTTACGAAGGGCCGAAAGGTGGGCCAGGGATGCAGGAAATGCTGTATCCAACCACTTATCTGAAATCGATGGGATTAGGCAAAAGCTGTGCGTTGTTAACCGATGGCCGTTTCTCGGGCGGGACGTCGGGGTTATCCATTGGTCATGCTTCGCCGGAAGCCGCCAGCGGTGGGTTGATTGCACTGGTTCAAGATGGCGACATTATTGATATTGATATTCCCAACCGTGCGATGAAACTGGACGTCAGTGAAGCAGAATTGGCGGCGCGCCGTGAAGCAGAATTGGCGCGCGGTGATGCAGCATGGACACCGAAAGCCCGCGAACGTCAAGTTTCTTATGCGCTGCGCGCTTATGCATTACTGGCGACCAGTGCCGACAAAGGTGCTGTGCGCGACAAAAGTAAGCTGGGAGGCTAA
- a CDS encoding bacteriocin immunity protein, producing MELKNSITEYTESEFLELLNKIWAVDVSENEHDALIHHFVMLTEHPQGNGVLFYPESGVDNSPEGILDFIKKWRAENGKPGFKE from the coding sequence ATGGAATTAAAGAATAGTATAACTGAATATACTGAAAGTGAGTTTTTGGAACTTCTAAATAAAATTTGGGCTGTAGATGTTTCTGAAAATGAACATGATGCTCTTATTCATCATTTTGTAATGCTCACTGAGCATCCTCAAGGGAACGGAGTACTATTTTATCCCGAGTCCGGAGTTGATAATAGCCCAGAAGGTATTCTTGATTTCATTAAGAAATGGCGAGCGGAGAATGGCAAGCCCGGATTTAAAGAATAA
- a CDS encoding S-type pyocin domain-containing protein, with the protein MHKNKRRELEVSALAKQGEMNTLNQGIAELKAKYETLLVLQRDLEVVKTAEQKRIEDIRLAAEAAERQRVEDARLAAEAADDLARQQAVTRQNTFSFRAHPIGILPLPSFAAGEMSSVTLSSQVATQLGASLRRVSEQFRSIGTPPSAESQAAIIGVGSSLADDGAASEQPLLAGSFPLSDIGIFLGTALSQQAEVDLPVRILMADKDDHTRIYAVKTDTVNVATKVKAGEAQFDKSKNVYIFTTDSQPPRTFIFTPAQPPGIETGSILPPPASVPVFPQHTGTDIWLLVTKPEMIFLALEEGDFHDYIIWFPADSGLEPVYVYLKTPRDEPGIATGHGQRISGIWLAEAGKGLGAPIPVQIADKLRGREFSSFDRFREAFWQEVANDPELYGQFSPLNQKRMKRGYAPYPIPIEQVGGREKFELHHVKPLSKNGAVYDIENIRVMTPKRHLSIHSKNGGE; encoded by the coding sequence ATGCACAAGAATAAACGGCGTGAGTTAGAGGTATCAGCTCTCGCTAAACAAGGGGAGATGAATACATTAAATCAGGGAATTGCTGAACTAAAAGCCAAATATGAAACGCTACTCGTGCTGCAACGTGATCTTGAAGTAGTGAAAACCGCAGAGCAAAAGCGCATTGAAGATATACGATTGGCAGCAGAAGCAGCAGAAAGACAACGTGTTGAAGATGCCCGGCTGGCAGCAGAAGCAGCTGATGACCTGGCCAGACAGCAGGCTGTCACTCGTCAAAATACTTTCTCCTTTCGCGCTCACCCTATAGGGATCCTACCTCTACCCAGTTTTGCGGCGGGCGAAATGAGTTCTGTCACCTTGAGTTCTCAGGTTGCTACTCAGTTAGGTGCTTCATTACGGCGAGTATCAGAGCAATTTCGCAGCATTGGCACTCCTCCATCTGCCGAGTCACAGGCTGCCATTATTGGTGTCGGCAGCTCTCTAGCTGATGATGGAGCGGCGTCGGAGCAACCGCTATTAGCCGGTAGTTTCCCTCTCAGTGATATTGGGATATTCCTTGGAACCGCGTTATCGCAGCAAGCTGAGGTAGATTTACCTGTCAGGATTTTAATGGCGGACAAGGATGATCACACCCGTATTTATGCCGTCAAAACTGACACTGTGAATGTTGCCACCAAGGTTAAAGCAGGTGAAGCGCAATTTGATAAGTCAAAAAATGTTTATATTTTCACCACTGATAGCCAGCCGCCACGTACTTTTATCTTTACTCCGGCGCAGCCGCCCGGTATAGAAACCGGTTCGATATTACCGCCCCCAGCCAGTGTACCTGTCTTCCCGCAGCATACAGGAACGGATATCTGGTTACTGGTAACCAAGCCAGAGATGATATTTTTGGCGCTAGAAGAGGGTGATTTCCACGATTACATCATTTGGTTCCCGGCAGATTCTGGGCTGGAACCGGTGTATGTTTATCTTAAAACGCCGCGGGATGAACCGGGAATAGCCACCGGTCATGGGCAGCGAATTTCAGGGATTTGGCTGGCAGAGGCAGGTAAGGGGCTGGGAGCTCCCATCCCAGTACAGATTGCCGATAAATTACGTGGCAGGGAGTTCAGTAGTTTTGATAGATTTAGAGAAGCGTTTTGGCAGGAGGTTGCCAATGACCCTGAACTGTATGGGCAGTTTTCACCTTTGAACCAGAAGAGAATGAAACGCGGTTATGCTCCATATCCAATACCAATCGAACAGGTAGGAGGACGAGAGAAGTTTGAGCTTCATCATGTGAAACCTCTCAGTAAAAATGGTGCCGTTTATGATATTGAAAATATAAGAGTAATGACACCCAAAAGACATTTAAGTATTCACTCAAAAAATGGAGGTGAGTAA
- the ilvY gene encoding HTH-type transcriptional activator IlvY: MDLRDLKLFLHLAESRHFGRTAKAMHVSPSTLSRQIQRLEETIGQPLFLRDNRTVQLTDAGAQLKAFAQQTLLQYQQLRHALGQHGPSLSGELRLFCSVTAAYSHLPPILDRFRARHPLVEIKLTTGDAADAVDKVQSNEADLGIAGRPEVLPTSVAFTQIGEIPLVLIAPALPCAVRSQISVEQPDWATIPFILPEHGPSRKRIDLWFRRQRITNPLIYATVSGHEAIVSMVALGCGVALIPSVVVDNSPEPVRNRISLLDDISLVEPFELGVCVPKKRLNEPLIEAFWGLL; the protein is encoded by the coding sequence ATGGATTTACGCGACCTGAAATTATTCCTTCATTTGGCTGAAAGCCGCCATTTTGGCCGCACCGCCAAAGCAATGCACGTCAGTCCATCCACTCTTTCGCGCCAGATCCAGCGGCTGGAAGAAACTATCGGCCAGCCGCTATTTTTACGCGATAACCGCACGGTACAACTGACTGATGCTGGCGCGCAGTTGAAAGCTTTTGCTCAGCAAACCTTGCTGCAATATCAGCAATTGCGCCATGCATTAGGTCAACACGGGCCATCACTCAGTGGTGAACTGCGGCTGTTTTGTTCAGTTACCGCCGCCTACAGCCACTTACCGCCGATTTTGGATCGCTTTCGCGCCCGCCATCCACTGGTTGAAATCAAACTCACTACCGGTGATGCGGCCGATGCGGTCGATAAAGTGCAATCTAATGAAGCTGATTTGGGGATTGCAGGCCGCCCTGAAGTGCTGCCCACCAGCGTGGCCTTTACCCAAATTGGCGAGATCCCACTGGTATTGATTGCTCCGGCGCTCCCTTGCGCGGTGCGATCTCAAATCTCCGTGGAGCAACCGGATTGGGCAACAATCCCGTTTATTCTGCCGGAGCACGGCCCATCACGGAAACGTATTGATTTATGGTTCCGCCGCCAGCGCATCACTAACCCGTTGATTTACGCTACAGTTTCTGGCCACGAGGCCATAGTATCAATGGTGGCGCTGGGGTGTGGTGTGGCGTTAATTCCATCGGTGGTGGTCGATAACAGCCCGGAGCCGGTGCGAAACCGTATTTCGCTATTGGATGATATTTCGCTGGTTGAACCCTTTGAATTGGGAGTGTGCGTACCAAAAAAACGGCTCAATGAGCCGCTAATTGAAGCATTTTGGGGGCTGCTTTAG
- a CDS encoding colicin-like bacteriocin tRNase domain-containing protein, whose product MGKGHSNVSGHGSRGPTGGVKGGATGFGGGNPNSGNGWGVSQTPYGPIHNYNPSKFSHGSQGGRNRGGIQGNKATAANLAQNPEIQTYMAVGGMPAVITLIDGNWGVTLSRLPAVAAYVEGHLARVGSWLMRSSPVGVAVLGMMPSSIAPDPPMGQFFTTPTLPADRVTNIPKETLKTVTDVAVNIRVRDVTEDGVQKVFLIKSPIAIQQVPVIKAVTTTRPNVFIAAVPGITSIHVRVTDTVTPIDVSAVKQLAAKPNINPIENADIQVLILL is encoded by the coding sequence ATGGGAAAGGGACATAGTAATGTATCGGGTCACGGTAGCCGTGGCCCAACCGGAGGCGTTAAAGGTGGGGCTACTGGGTTCGGTGGCGGGAATCCTAATAGTGGCAATGGCTGGGGAGTTTCGCAAACACCCTACGGCCCAATTCACAACTACAATCCGAGTAAATTTAGTCATGGTAGTCAAGGAGGCAGAAATCGTGGTGGAATTCAAGGTAACAAGGCGACTGCTGCGAATCTTGCACAAAATCCAGAAATACAGACCTATATGGCAGTGGGCGGTATGCCAGCTGTCATCACCTTAATAGATGGAAATTGGGGAGTCACCTTAAGCCGGCTTCCTGCCGTGGCGGCATATGTCGAGGGCCATTTAGCCCGAGTGGGATCATGGTTAATGCGCAGCAGCCCAGTAGGTGTTGCTGTTTTGGGCATGATGCCGTCAAGTATAGCGCCTGACCCGCCGATGGGGCAGTTCTTTACCACCCCGACACTTCCCGCCGACAGAGTGACAAATATACCGAAAGAAACCTTAAAGACAGTCACTGATGTTGCGGTCAATATTCGGGTCCGTGATGTGACAGAAGACGGAGTGCAGAAAGTTTTTCTGATTAAATCTCCGATAGCAATACAACAAGTCCCTGTCATTAAGGCGGTTACCACGACCAGACCCAATGTCTTTATCGCGGCGGTTCCTGGTATCACATCGATACATGTTCGCGTAACCGATACTGTTACGCCCATAGATGTATCAGCGGTAAAACAGCTGGCAGCAAAACCCAACATAAATCCGATTGAGAATGCTGATATTCAGGTGTTAATACTTCTGTAG
- a CDS encoding fimbrial biogenesis chaperone, producing the protein MRMRKWLSGCNNLHFKSKISGLLLLLIMTCSVPAMASVVAEKTRILFSDGSTEESLQLVNSNDYPVAVQVWVDDGDLMATPEKAISPVLVLPPLFRLQPQAQRSLRLILSGASKLPLDRESAFWLNVYEIPPKATTKADDESSVTLALRMQYKVFYRPKNLPAPADTVSKALTFVLERNGNTAVVKVDNPTPYYASISALTLGSAEGLPDMVAPFSKLDFPLNRVPTADSKTVNFVLIDDLGNRKAFSRGLK; encoded by the coding sequence ATGCGCATGCGCAAGTGGTTATCCGGGTGCAATAATCTGCATTTTAAAAGCAAAATCAGTGGGTTGCTATTATTACTCATCATGACCTGTAGTGTCCCGGCCATGGCAAGTGTGGTGGCCGAGAAAACTCGTATTCTCTTCAGTGATGGTAGCACTGAAGAATCACTGCAACTGGTTAATAGCAATGACTACCCGGTGGCAGTGCAGGTGTGGGTGGATGATGGCGATTTGATGGCCACACCGGAGAAAGCAATCTCGCCAGTATTAGTATTGCCGCCATTGTTTCGGTTGCAGCCACAAGCTCAACGCAGCTTGCGTTTGATTTTATCTGGTGCCAGTAAATTGCCGCTGGATAGAGAATCTGCCTTCTGGCTCAATGTTTACGAAATCCCGCCTAAAGCCACCACTAAAGCTGATGATGAATCTTCCGTCACACTGGCTTTGCGCATGCAATACAAAGTATTTTATCGCCCGAAAAATTTGCCCGCACCGGCGGACACCGTCAGCAAGGCATTAACTTTTGTCTTAGAACGTAACGGCAATACCGCCGTGGTTAAAGTGGATAATCCTACACCTTATTATGCCTCAATCTCCGCTCTGACATTGGGTTCGGCTGAAGGATTGCCGGATATGGTCGCCCCTTTTTCCAAGCTGGACTTTCCCCTCAATCGAGTCCCAACAGCAGACAGCAAAACGGTCAATTTTGTCTTAATTGATGATTTAGGTAACCGCAAGGCTTTTAGCCGTGGGCTAAAATAA
- a CDS encoding antiterminator Q family protein, producing MSDIQTVLTRWGVWAKDHSHLDYPHIASGFKGAVTRNKSVGSCCDNDGLVIDKVIGNLQRASREKELELILRHYVYGQSKASIARLKKCNEREIRRQLQVAESFIEGCITQSDILLEMQ from the coding sequence ATGAGTGACATTCAAACTGTTTTGACTCGTTGGGGCGTATGGGCTAAAGATCACTCCCATTTGGATTATCCCCATATTGCTAGCGGATTTAAGGGGGCGGTAACAAGAAATAAGTCAGTTGGCTCTTGCTGCGATAATGATGGTTTGGTCATTGATAAAGTAATAGGGAATCTACAGCGGGCCTCGCGAGAAAAAGAATTAGAGCTTATCCTCCGTCATTATGTTTACGGGCAATCGAAAGCTTCTATTGCCCGATTAAAAAAGTGTAATGAACGGGAAATTAGGCGTCAGTTACAAGTTGCTGAAAGTTTTATTGAGGGCTGCATAACACAATCGGATATTTTATTGGAAATGCAATGA
- a CDS encoding branched-chain amino acid transaminase, which translates to MTKKADFIWFNGEMTPWAEAKVHVMSHALHYGTSVFEGVRCYESHKGPVVFRHREHMQRLHDSAKIYRMPVSQTVDELMEACRETLRKNNLTSAYIRPLVFIGDVGMGVNPPDGYKTDVIIAAFPWGAYLGAEALEQGIDAMVSSWNRVAPNTIPTAAKAGGNYLSSLLVGSEARRHGYQEGIALDVHGFLSEGAGENLFEVKDGILFTPPFTSSALPGITRDAIIKLAKDMGLEVREQVLSRESLYLADEVFMSGTAAEITPVRSVDGIQVGIGKRGPITAKIQQAFFGLFTGETEDKYGWLDPINP; encoded by the coding sequence ATGACGAAGAAAGCTGATTTTATTTGGTTTAACGGTGAAATGACTCCGTGGGCAGAGGCTAAAGTTCACGTAATGTCTCACGCGTTACACTATGGCACGTCAGTCTTCGAAGGTGTTCGTTGCTACGAATCCCATAAGGGGCCGGTCGTTTTCCGTCACCGCGAGCATATGCAGCGCCTGCATGATTCTGCCAAAATTTACCGTATGCCGGTTTCCCAGACGGTTGACGAGCTGATGGAAGCTTGTCGCGAAACACTGCGTAAAAATAATCTGACCAGCGCCTATATTCGCCCATTGGTCTTTATCGGTGATGTCGGTATGGGGGTGAATCCACCCGATGGTTATAAGACGGATGTCATCATTGCCGCCTTCCCGTGGGGGGCTTATTTGGGCGCAGAAGCGCTGGAGCAAGGGATTGATGCCATGGTTTCTTCATGGAACCGTGTTGCGCCGAACACCATTCCAACCGCGGCTAAAGCCGGGGGCAACTATTTGTCTTCCTTACTGGTGGGCAGCGAAGCACGCCGCCACGGTTATCAGGAAGGGATTGCCCTGGATGTTCACGGTTTCCTGTCTGAAGGTGCCGGTGAAAACCTGTTTGAAGTGAAAGATGGCATTCTGTTCACCCCGCCATTTACCTCTTCTGCTCTGCCAGGCATCACGCGCGACGCCATCATCAAACTGGCTAAAGATATGGGGCTGGAAGTCCGTGAGCAGGTGCTTTCGCGTGAATCTCTCTATCTGGCCGATGAAGTCTTTATGTCTGGTACTGCGGCAGAAATTACCCCAGTGCGCAGTGTTGATGGCATTCAGGTTGGCATTGGTAAACGTGGCCCGATCACGGCAAAAATTCAACAAGCATTCTTCGGCCTGTTCACCGGTGAAACGGAAGATAAATACGGCTGGCTGGATCCTATCAATCCATAA
- the ilvC gene encoding ketol-acid reductoisomerase: MANYFNTLNLRQQLAQLGKCRFMARDEFADEAGYLKGKKVVIVGCGAQGLNQGLNMRDSGLDVAYALRKEAIAEKRASWRKATENGFKVGTYEELIPQADLVVNLTPDKQHSAVVKAVQPLMKQGAALGYSHGFNIVEVGEQVRKDITVVMVAPKCPGTEVREEYKRGFGVPTLIAVHPENDPKGEGMAIAKAWAAATGGHRAGVLESSFVAEVKSDLMGEQTILCGMLQAGSLLCFDKLVSEGTDAAYAEKLIQFGWETITEALKQGGITLMMDRLSNPAKLRAYALSEQLKEIMAPLFQKHMDDIISGAFSSGMMADWAEDDVKLLNWREETGKTAFENAPQYEGKISEQEYFDHGVLMIAMVKAGVELAFETMVDSGIIEESAYYESLHELPLIANTIARKRLYEMNVVISDTAEYGNYLFANAAVPLLKGKFMDSLQAGDLGKSIAGTAVDNAQLRDVNEAIRNHPIEAVGHKLRGYMTDMKRISVAG, from the coding sequence ATGGCTAACTATTTCAACACATTGAACCTGCGTCAGCAGCTGGCGCAATTAGGTAAGTGTCGCTTTATGGCACGAGATGAATTCGCCGATGAAGCAGGCTACCTGAAAGGGAAAAAAGTGGTGATTGTCGGCTGTGGCGCACAAGGTCTGAACCAAGGCTTGAACATGCGCGACTCCGGTTTGGATGTGGCTTATGCCCTGCGCAAAGAAGCGATTGCGGAAAAGCGCGCTTCATGGCGTAAAGCAACTGAAAATGGTTTTAAAGTAGGCACTTACGAAGAGTTGATTCCACAAGCAGATTTAGTGGTTAACTTGACACCAGACAAACAACACTCCGCGGTTGTTAAAGCTGTTCAGCCACTGATGAAACAAGGCGCGGCACTGGGTTATTCTCATGGTTTCAACATTGTTGAAGTCGGCGAGCAAGTGCGTAAAGACATCACCGTGGTGATGGTTGCGCCGAAATGCCCTGGTACTGAAGTGCGTGAAGAATACAAACGTGGATTTGGTGTACCGACACTGATTGCGGTTCACCCAGAAAACGACCCTAAAGGTGAGGGTATGGCCATTGCCAAGGCTTGGGCGGCGGCGACTGGCGGTCATCGTGCTGGCGTGTTGGAATCCTCTTTCGTGGCTGAAGTTAAATCTGACCTGATGGGTGAGCAAACTATCTTGTGTGGTATGTTGCAGGCCGGTTCACTGCTGTGCTTTGACAAACTGGTTTCTGAAGGCACTGATGCCGCTTATGCTGAAAAACTGATTCAGTTTGGTTGGGAAACTATCACTGAAGCCTTGAAACAAGGCGGGATTACGCTGATGATGGACCGTCTGTCCAACCCAGCTAAACTGCGTGCATATGCCCTGTCTGAGCAATTGAAAGAGATAATGGCACCCCTGTTCCAGAAACATATGGATGACATTATCTCTGGTGCATTCTCCAGCGGAATGATGGCTGACTGGGCTGAAGATGACGTTAAATTGCTGAACTGGCGTGAAGAGACCGGCAAAACAGCATTTGAGAATGCGCCGCAGTATGAAGGCAAAATCTCTGAACAAGAATATTTCGACCACGGCGTGTTGATGATTGCCATGGTGAAAGCCGGGGTTGAGTTGGCATTCGAAACAATGGTTGATTCTGGTATCATCGAAGAATCCGCTTATTACGAATCTCTGCATGAATTGCCATTGATCGCCAATACTATCGCGCGTAAGCGCCTGTATGAAATGAACGTGGTTATTTCTGATACCGCAGAATACGGTAACTATCTATTCGCTAATGCAGCCGTACCATTGCTGAAAGGCAAGTTTATGGATTCTCTGCAAGCGGGTGATTTGGGTAAGAGCATTGCCGGTACCGCAGTCGATAATGCCCAGTTGCGCGATGTCAACGAAGCTATTCGTAATCACCCAATCGAAGCTGTAGGCCATAAGCTGCGTGGCTATATGACTGATATGAAACGCATTTCTGTTGCGGGTTAA